In Castor canadensis chromosome 11, mCasCan1.hap1v2, whole genome shotgun sequence, a single genomic region encodes these proteins:
- the LOC109694665 gene encoding actin-related protein 3B-like, which yields MERFMEQVVFKYLRTEPEDHYFLMGTEPPLNTPENREYLAEIMFGSFNVPGLYIAVQAVLALAASWTSGQVGEHTLTGIVIDSGDGVTHVIPVAEGYVIGSCIKHIPIAGRDITYFIQQLLREREVGIPPEQSLETAKAIKEKYCYICPDIVQEFAKYDEDPQRWIKQYTGINEVSQKKFIIDVGYERFLRPEIFFHPEFANPDFMESISDVVDEVIQNCPIDVRRPLYKNVLLSGGSTMFRDFGRRLQRDLKRVVDAILKLSEELSGGKIKPKPVKVQVITHHTQHYAVWFGGSMLASTPEFFQVCHTKKDYEEYGPSICRHNPVFGVMS from the exons ATGGAAAGGTTCATGGAGCAAGTGGTTTTTAAATATCTTCGCACTGAACCTGAGGACCATTATTTTTTAATGGG GACAGAACCTCCACTGAATACTCCAGAAAATAGAGAATATCTTGCAGAAATTATGTTTGGATCATTTAATGTTCCAGGACTCTACATTGCAGTTCAGGCAGTGCTCGCTCTAGCAGCCTCTTGGACGTCTGGACAAGTTGGTGAGCACACACTAACTGGGATAGTCATTGACAGTGGCGATGGAGTCACCCACGTTATCCCCGTGGCAGAAGGTTATGTAATTGGAAGCTGCATCAAACACATCCCGATTGCAGGTAGAGATATTACGTATTTCATTCAACAGCTGCtaagggagagggaggtgggaatCCCTCCTGAGCAGTCGCTAGAGACGGCAAAAGCCATTAAGGAGAAGTACTGTTACATTTGCCCTGATATAGTCCAGGAATTTGCCAAGTATGACGAGGATCCCCAGAGGTGGATCAAACAGTACACGGGCATCAATGAAGTCAGCCAGAAGAAGTTCATTATCGATGTTGGTTATGAGAGGTTCCTGAGACCAGAAATATTTTTCCATCCAGAGTTTGCCAATCCAGACTTTATGGAATCCATCTCGGATGTTGTTGATGAAGTAATACAGAACTGCCCTATAGATGTACGCCGTCCACTGTATAAGAATGTCCTTCTCTCAGGAGGCTCGACAATGTTCAGAGATTTTGGACGGCGACTACAGAGAGATTTAAAAAGAGTGGTGGATGCCATACTGAAACTGAGTGAAGAGCTAAGTGGTGGCAAGATAAAGCCAAAGCCTGTGAAGGTGCAGGTGATCACACACCACACGCAGCACTATGCCGTGTGGTTTGGAGGCTCCATGCTGGCCTCAACTCCCGAGTTCTTTCAGGTCTGTCACACCAAGAAGGACTATGAAGAGTATGGCCCCAGCATCTGCCGCCACAACCCTGTCTTCGGAGTCATGTCTTAG